A part of Scophthalmus maximus strain ysfricsl-2021 chromosome 20, ASM2237912v1, whole genome shotgun sequence genomic DNA contains:
- the rc3h2 gene encoding roquin-2 isoform X3: MPVQAAQWTEFLSCPICYNEFDSSGHQPISLGCSHTVCKTCLHKLHRKACPFDQTPISTDIDLLPVNCALLQLVGAQVPDVQPVSLSSAAEVENYEVCRVCVEELALYLKPISGAKGVATQSPSVLSRPMQRKLVTLVNCQLVEEEGRVRAVRAGRSLGERTVTELILQHQNPQQLSANLWAAVRARGCQFLGPAMQEDALKLVLLALEDGSALSRKVLVLFVVQKLEARFPQASKTSIGHVVQLLYRASCFKVTKRDEDSSLMQLKEEFRTYDALRREHDAQIVHIAMEAGLRISPEQWSSLLYGDLVHKSHMQSIIDKLQSPESFAKSVQELTIVLQRTGDPANLTNLRPHLELLADIDHNPDAPAPSWEELESVMLAVKSVVHGLVEFIQNFSKKSHDAPQPQANSKYKTSMCRDLRQQGGCPRGTNCTFAHTQDELEKFRLRNKKSSSVGRAFPLAPGVMGKTFTMEGSIHTDASAGVGQENTTPLTEGVPGLTHPQLISRGADMIDEMKRVVPNGSSGANGSNGLPGTNRTTSRSTEQTPVGHSSASSPLTTVGRGDGCAPIPKHGPFMLRAPHPSQASELYYQEPHSAYDTAHYQQTSGSYYPSTLHPPHKPCMARFLRSSNVPESSLPPSIGPQPSPYPSDPQSPHPPSSSSSGYPPHPPRDRMGPPFHPHPGQPQYGPLGPAHGVYAPLYDSRRVWRPQLYHREDARSNSLPPEVLHSSVYQPPLRERFNSLDSNYCSGADHRAGLHRDYSRVPLGYEDLFRRKQEQWAHHHHHHSASRPSQSSPIFTIDFGTEQLESSGGQCVGCRFRGEESLAHYSPWSCGTIGPCLSSFEPEPLTHTSAHSCSEHSELDSGGGRGGGGGGGGGSSGSAGKRWLHSLDHYRRLKDEDPIIPFSEGPIISKWGAISRASRMGYHTSDPVQATACQRSASTTPINFKDYNPHLDHGDYRWGSRGSDSSSHSSFLESEQLCASELHGRRTSISSGEKMVSDLQAHQTAYRQDRNGDRAGSEPDPERDIELELCALDMEDSDHQESKSQESLDLVTPQSQDASHLLPPSCSSPLLSSPVEELPHTEGTLTEKMDAHLLKKMAFRKSLSPGGLVSGGLGVRKLVLRTGPPRLGDPSARACPEAPGTEMLLNGS; this comes from the exons ATGCCAGTGCAGGCAGCCCAGTGGACGGAGTTCCTGTCCTGTCCCATCTGCTACAATGAGTTTGACAGCAGCGGCCACCAGCCCATCAGCCTGGGCTGCTCCCACACGGTGTGTAAGACCTGCCTGCACAAGCTGCACCGCAAAGCCTGCCCCTTTGACCAGACACCAATCAGCACGGACATCGACCTGCTGCCGGTCAACTGcgccctgctgcagctggtgggagCTCAG GTCCCAGATGTGCAGCCGGTGAGCCTGAGCAGTGCAGCGGAGGTGGAGAACTATGAGGTCTGCAGGGTGTGTGTAGAAGAGCTGGCTCTCTACCTAAAACCTATCAGCGGAGCAAAAG GTGTGGCGACCCAGAGTCCGAGCGTGCTCAGTCGGCCCATGCAGAGGAAGCTGGTGACCTTGGTGAACTGCCAGctcgtggaggaggagggccgtGTGCGGGCGGTGCGGGCAGGCCGGTCGCTGGGCGAGCGAACTGTAACCGAGCTTATCCTACAGCACCAGAACCCCCAGCAGCTCTCTGCCAACCTCTGGGCGGCGGTGAGGGCGCGAGGATGCCAGTTCCTGGGACCTG CTATGCAAGAAGATGCACTGAAGCTGGTTTTACTGGCTCTGGAGGACGGCTCAGCTCTGTCCAGGAAGGTGCTGGTTTTGTTCGTAGTCCAGAAGCTCGAGGCTCGGTTCCCTCAGGCCTCCAAAACCAGCATAGGCCATGTGGTGCAGCTGCTCTACAGGGCCTCCTGCTTCAAG gtGACCAAGCGCGATGAGGACTCTTCCCTGATGCAGCTGAAGGAAGAGTTCCGTACGTACGACGCTCTCAGGAGGGAGCACGACGCCCAGATTGTCCACATCGCCATGGAGGCGGGCCTGCGCATCTCACCTGAGCAGTGGTCGTCTCTGCTGTACGGAGACCTGGTCCACAAGTCACATATGCAGTCCATCATTGACAAG TTGCAGTCTCCTGAGTCATTTGCAAAAAGTGTTCAGGAGCTGACGATCGTTTTGCAGAGGACGGGAGACCCGGCCAACCTCACAAACCTTAGACCCCACCTAGAGCTGCTCGCCGACATAGACCACAATCCAG ACGCCCCAGCGCCATCGTGGGAGGAGCTGGAAAGTGTGATGCTGGCTGTGAAGTCGGTGGTTCATGGACTGGTGGAGTTCATTCAGAACTTCAGCAAGAAGAGCCACGACGCTCCACAG CCTCAGGCCAACAGCAAGTATAAGACCAGCATGTGCCGAGACCTTCGTCAACAGGGTGGCTGTCCTCGAGGAACCAACTgcacattcgcacacacacaggacgagCTGGAGAA ATTTAGACTGAGGAACAAGAAGAGCAGCAGCGTGGGCCGCGCATTTCCGTTAGCGCCCGGTGTCATGGGTAAAACTTTCACCATGGAGGGAAGCATCCACACGGATGCTTCTGCAGGAGTGGGGCAGGAGAATACAACTCCGCTGACAGAGGGAGTTCCCGGCCTGACTCACCCACAGCTTATCTCCAGGGGGGCAGACATGAtcgatgaaatgaaaagagtgGTGCCAAATGGATCGAGTGGGGCTAACGGGTCCAACGGGCTACCTGGCACCAACAGAACCACGTCGCGTTCAACGGAGCA GACTCCAGTCGGCCATTCCTCAGCGTCCTCTCCCTTGACCACGGTTGGACGGGGTGATGGCTGTGCTCCGATACCCAAACACGGTCCGTTCATGCTGCGCGCGCCACATCCCTCGCAGGCGTCAGAGCTGTATTATCAGGAGCCCCACTCTGCTTATGACACGGCCCACTATCAACAAACCT cAGGTTCTTACTACCCATCtactcttcatcctcctcacaaACCCTGCATGGCTCGCTTCCTCAGATCGTCCAATGTCCCAGAATCCTCTCTGCCACCCTCCATCGGACCTCAGCCATCTCCCTACCCCAGTGACCCTCAGTCTCCACacccaccttcctcctcttcctctgggtACCCACCTCACCCGCCCAGAGATCGGATGGGTCCCCCCTTCCATCCCCACCCGGGGCAGCCTCAGTATGGGCCTCTGGGCCCTGCTCATGGGGTTTATGCGCCCCTTTATGACAGCAGGAGAGTATGGAGGCCTCAG CTGTACCACAGAGAGGATGCGAGGAGtaactctctccctccagagGTGCTGCATTCCTCCGTCTACCAGCCTCCACTCAGGGAGAGATTCAACTCTCTAGATAGCAACTACTGCTCTGGAGCCGACCACCGTGCAGGGCTACACAGG GATTACAGTCGTGTTCCTCTGGGCTACGAGGATCTCTTCAGAAGGAAGCAGGAGCAGTGGGcgcatcatcaccaccatcacagCGCCAGCAGACCCTCGCAGTCCTCCCCCATCTTCACCATCGACTTTGGAACTGAG caGTTGGAGAGCAGCGGAGGCCAGTGCGTTGGGTGCAGGTTCAGAGGCGAGGAGAGTTTGGCGCACTACTCCCCGTGGTCCTGTGGTACCATCGGCCCCTGCCTCAGCTCCTTTGAGCCCGaaccactgacacacacttcGGCCCACTCCTGCTCAGAGCACTCG GAGTTGGACAGCGGCGGAGGtagaggcggcggcggcggcggcggcggcgggagcaGCGGAAGCGCCGGTAAGCGGTGGCTGCATTCGCTGGATCACTACCGCCGCTTAAAAGACGAGGACCCCATCATTCCCTTTAGCGAGGGTCCCATCATCTCAAAGTGGGGAGCTATATCCAGAGCGTCACGCATGGGCTACCACACCAGCGACCCCGTCCAAGCCACGGCCTGCCAGAGAAGCGCCAGCACCACACCCATCAACTTTAAAG ATTACAACCCGCACTTGGACCACGGTGACTACAGGTGGGGCTCCAGAGGATCCGACTCCTCCAGCCACTCCAGTTTCCTCGAGAG TGAGCAGCTCTGCGCATCAGAGCTGCACGGCCGGCGGACTTCAATAAGCAGCGGAGAGAAAATGGTCTCTGATCTGCAAGCGCATCAGACCGCCTACCGCCAGGATCGGAACGGGGACCGGGCTGGGAGCGAACCGGACCCGGAACGGGACATTGAGCTGGAACTGTGTGCTCTGGACATGGAGGATTCAGACCACCAGGAGAGCAAGTCTCAG GAGTCTTTAGACCTGGTTACCCCACAGTCTCAGGATGcttcccacctcctcccaccttcctgctcctctcccctcctctcctcccccgtgGAGGAGCTCCCCCACACAGAGGGTACCTTGACAGAAAAGATGGATGCTCACCTGCTCAAAAAGATGGCCTTCAG aaagtCTCTGTCTCCTGGAGGTTTGGTGTCAGGAGGTCTGGGCGTCCGCAAACTGGTGCTGCGGAC
- the rc3h2 gene encoding roquin-2 isoform X1, protein MPVQAAQWTEFLSCPICYNEFDSSGHQPISLGCSHTVCKTCLHKLHRKACPFDQTPISTDIDLLPVNCALLQLVGAQVPDVQPVSLSSAAEVENYEVCRVCVEELALYLKPISGAKGVATQSPSVLSRPMQRKLVTLVNCQLVEEEGRVRAVRAGRSLGERTVTELILQHQNPQQLSANLWAAVRARGCQFLGPAMQEDALKLVLLALEDGSALSRKVLVLFVVQKLEARFPQASKTSIGHVVQLLYRASCFKVTKRDEDSSLMQLKEEFRTYDALRREHDAQIVHIAMEAGLRISPEQWSSLLYGDLVHKSHMQSIIDKLQSPESFAKSVQELTIVLQRTGDPANLTNLRPHLELLADIDHNPDAPAPSWEELESVMLAVKSVVHGLVEFIQNFSKKSHDAPQPQANSKYKTSMCRDLRQQGGCPRGTNCTFAHTQDELEKFRLRNKKSSSVGRAFPLAPGVMGKTFTMEGSIHTDASAGVGQENTTPLTEGVPGLTHPQLISRGADMIDEMKRVVPNGSSGANGSNGLPGTNRTTSRSTEQTPVSPPRTPVGHSSASSPLTTVGRGDGCAPIPKHGPFMLRAPHPSQASELYYQEPHSAYDTAHYQQTSGSYYPSTLHPPHKPCMARFLRSSNVPESSLPPSIGPQPSPYPSDPQSPHPPSSSSSGYPPHPPRDRMGPPFHPHPGQPQYGPLGPAHGVYAPLYDSRRVWRPQLYHREDARSNSLPPEVLHSSVYQPPLRERFNSLDSNYCSGADHRAGLHRDYSRVPLGYEDLFRRKQEQWAHHHHHHSASRPSQSSPIFTIDFGTEQLESSGGQCVGCRFRGEESLAHYSPWSCGTIGPCLSSFEPEPLTHTSAHSCSEHSELDSGGGRGGGGGGGGGSSGSAGKRWLHSLDHYRRLKDEDPIIPFSEGPIISKWGAISRASRMGYHTSDPVQATACQRSASTTPINFKDYNPHLDHGDYRWGSRGSDSSSHSSFLESEQLCASELHGRRTSISSGEKMVSDLQAHQTAYRQDRNGDRAGSEPDPERDIELELCALDMEDSDHQESKSQESLDLVTPQSQDASHLLPPSCSSPLLSSPVEELPHTEGTLTEKMDAHLLKKMAFRKSLSPGGLVSGGLGVRKLVLRTGPPRLGDPSARACPEAPGTEMLLNGS, encoded by the exons ATGCCAGTGCAGGCAGCCCAGTGGACGGAGTTCCTGTCCTGTCCCATCTGCTACAATGAGTTTGACAGCAGCGGCCACCAGCCCATCAGCCTGGGCTGCTCCCACACGGTGTGTAAGACCTGCCTGCACAAGCTGCACCGCAAAGCCTGCCCCTTTGACCAGACACCAATCAGCACGGACATCGACCTGCTGCCGGTCAACTGcgccctgctgcagctggtgggagCTCAG GTCCCAGATGTGCAGCCGGTGAGCCTGAGCAGTGCAGCGGAGGTGGAGAACTATGAGGTCTGCAGGGTGTGTGTAGAAGAGCTGGCTCTCTACCTAAAACCTATCAGCGGAGCAAAAG GTGTGGCGACCCAGAGTCCGAGCGTGCTCAGTCGGCCCATGCAGAGGAAGCTGGTGACCTTGGTGAACTGCCAGctcgtggaggaggagggccgtGTGCGGGCGGTGCGGGCAGGCCGGTCGCTGGGCGAGCGAACTGTAACCGAGCTTATCCTACAGCACCAGAACCCCCAGCAGCTCTCTGCCAACCTCTGGGCGGCGGTGAGGGCGCGAGGATGCCAGTTCCTGGGACCTG CTATGCAAGAAGATGCACTGAAGCTGGTTTTACTGGCTCTGGAGGACGGCTCAGCTCTGTCCAGGAAGGTGCTGGTTTTGTTCGTAGTCCAGAAGCTCGAGGCTCGGTTCCCTCAGGCCTCCAAAACCAGCATAGGCCATGTGGTGCAGCTGCTCTACAGGGCCTCCTGCTTCAAG gtGACCAAGCGCGATGAGGACTCTTCCCTGATGCAGCTGAAGGAAGAGTTCCGTACGTACGACGCTCTCAGGAGGGAGCACGACGCCCAGATTGTCCACATCGCCATGGAGGCGGGCCTGCGCATCTCACCTGAGCAGTGGTCGTCTCTGCTGTACGGAGACCTGGTCCACAAGTCACATATGCAGTCCATCATTGACAAG TTGCAGTCTCCTGAGTCATTTGCAAAAAGTGTTCAGGAGCTGACGATCGTTTTGCAGAGGACGGGAGACCCGGCCAACCTCACAAACCTTAGACCCCACCTAGAGCTGCTCGCCGACATAGACCACAATCCAG ACGCCCCAGCGCCATCGTGGGAGGAGCTGGAAAGTGTGATGCTGGCTGTGAAGTCGGTGGTTCATGGACTGGTGGAGTTCATTCAGAACTTCAGCAAGAAGAGCCACGACGCTCCACAG CCTCAGGCCAACAGCAAGTATAAGACCAGCATGTGCCGAGACCTTCGTCAACAGGGTGGCTGTCCTCGAGGAACCAACTgcacattcgcacacacacaggacgagCTGGAGAA ATTTAGACTGAGGAACAAGAAGAGCAGCAGCGTGGGCCGCGCATTTCCGTTAGCGCCCGGTGTCATGGGTAAAACTTTCACCATGGAGGGAAGCATCCACACGGATGCTTCTGCAGGAGTGGGGCAGGAGAATACAACTCCGCTGACAGAGGGAGTTCCCGGCCTGACTCACCCACAGCTTATCTCCAGGGGGGCAGACATGAtcgatgaaatgaaaagagtgGTGCCAAATGGATCGAGTGGGGCTAACGGGTCCAACGGGCTACCTGGCACCAACAGAACCACGTCGCGTTCAACGGAGCA GACGCCCGTCTCTCCTCCCAGGACTCCAGTCGGCCATTCCTCAGCGTCCTCTCCCTTGACCACGGTTGGACGGGGTGATGGCTGTGCTCCGATACCCAAACACGGTCCGTTCATGCTGCGCGCGCCACATCCCTCGCAGGCGTCAGAGCTGTATTATCAGGAGCCCCACTCTGCTTATGACACGGCCCACTATCAACAAACCT cAGGTTCTTACTACCCATCtactcttcatcctcctcacaaACCCTGCATGGCTCGCTTCCTCAGATCGTCCAATGTCCCAGAATCCTCTCTGCCACCCTCCATCGGACCTCAGCCATCTCCCTACCCCAGTGACCCTCAGTCTCCACacccaccttcctcctcttcctctgggtACCCACCTCACCCGCCCAGAGATCGGATGGGTCCCCCCTTCCATCCCCACCCGGGGCAGCCTCAGTATGGGCCTCTGGGCCCTGCTCATGGGGTTTATGCGCCCCTTTATGACAGCAGGAGAGTATGGAGGCCTCAG CTGTACCACAGAGAGGATGCGAGGAGtaactctctccctccagagGTGCTGCATTCCTCCGTCTACCAGCCTCCACTCAGGGAGAGATTCAACTCTCTAGATAGCAACTACTGCTCTGGAGCCGACCACCGTGCAGGGCTACACAGG GATTACAGTCGTGTTCCTCTGGGCTACGAGGATCTCTTCAGAAGGAAGCAGGAGCAGTGGGcgcatcatcaccaccatcacagCGCCAGCAGACCCTCGCAGTCCTCCCCCATCTTCACCATCGACTTTGGAACTGAG caGTTGGAGAGCAGCGGAGGCCAGTGCGTTGGGTGCAGGTTCAGAGGCGAGGAGAGTTTGGCGCACTACTCCCCGTGGTCCTGTGGTACCATCGGCCCCTGCCTCAGCTCCTTTGAGCCCGaaccactgacacacacttcGGCCCACTCCTGCTCAGAGCACTCG GAGTTGGACAGCGGCGGAGGtagaggcggcggcggcggcggcggcggcgggagcaGCGGAAGCGCCGGTAAGCGGTGGCTGCATTCGCTGGATCACTACCGCCGCTTAAAAGACGAGGACCCCATCATTCCCTTTAGCGAGGGTCCCATCATCTCAAAGTGGGGAGCTATATCCAGAGCGTCACGCATGGGCTACCACACCAGCGACCCCGTCCAAGCCACGGCCTGCCAGAGAAGCGCCAGCACCACACCCATCAACTTTAAAG ATTACAACCCGCACTTGGACCACGGTGACTACAGGTGGGGCTCCAGAGGATCCGACTCCTCCAGCCACTCCAGTTTCCTCGAGAG TGAGCAGCTCTGCGCATCAGAGCTGCACGGCCGGCGGACTTCAATAAGCAGCGGAGAGAAAATGGTCTCTGATCTGCAAGCGCATCAGACCGCCTACCGCCAGGATCGGAACGGGGACCGGGCTGGGAGCGAACCGGACCCGGAACGGGACATTGAGCTGGAACTGTGTGCTCTGGACATGGAGGATTCAGACCACCAGGAGAGCAAGTCTCAG GAGTCTTTAGACCTGGTTACCCCACAGTCTCAGGATGcttcccacctcctcccaccttcctgctcctctcccctcctctcctcccccgtgGAGGAGCTCCCCCACACAGAGGGTACCTTGACAGAAAAGATGGATGCTCACCTGCTCAAAAAGATGGCCTTCAG aaagtCTCTGTCTCCTGGAGGTTTGGTGTCAGGAGGTCTGGGCGTCCGCAAACTGGTGCTGCGGAC
- the rc3h2 gene encoding roquin-2 isoform X2, with protein MPVQAAQWTEFLSCPICYNEFDSSGHQPISLGCSHTVCKTCLHKLHRKACPFDQTPISTDIDLLPVNCALLQLVGAQVPDVQPVSLSSAAEVENYEVCRVCVEELALYLKPISGAKGVATQSPSVLSRPMQRKLVTLVNCQLVEEEGRVRAVRAGRSLGERTVTELILQHQNPQQLSANLWAAVRARGCQFLGPAMQEDALKLVLLALEDGSALSRKVLVLFVVQKLEARFPQASKTSIGHVVQLLYRASCFKVTKRDEDSSLMQLKEEFRTYDALRREHDAQIVHIAMEAGLRISPEQWSSLLYGDLVHKSHMQSIIDKLQSPESFAKSVQELTIVLQRTGDPANLTNLRPHLELLADIDHNPDAPAPSWEELESVMLAVKSVVHGLVEFIQNFSKKSHDAPQPQANSKYKTSMCRDLRQQGGCPRGTNCTFAHTQDELEKFRLRNKKSSSVGRAFPLAPGVMGKTFTMEGSIHTDASAGVGQENTTPLTEGVPGLTHPQLISRGADMIDEMKRVVPNGSSGANGSNGLPGTNRTTSRSTEQTPVSPPRTPVGHSSASSPLTTVGRGDGCAPIPKHGPFMLRAPHPSQASELYYQEPHSAYDTAHYQQTCSYYPSTLHPPHKPCMARFLRSSNVPESSLPPSIGPQPSPYPSDPQSPHPPSSSSSGYPPHPPRDRMGPPFHPHPGQPQYGPLGPAHGVYAPLYDSRRVWRPQLYHREDARSNSLPPEVLHSSVYQPPLRERFNSLDSNYCSGADHRAGLHRDYSRVPLGYEDLFRRKQEQWAHHHHHHSASRPSQSSPIFTIDFGTEQLESSGGQCVGCRFRGEESLAHYSPWSCGTIGPCLSSFEPEPLTHTSAHSCSEHSELDSGGGRGGGGGGGGGSSGSAGKRWLHSLDHYRRLKDEDPIIPFSEGPIISKWGAISRASRMGYHTSDPVQATACQRSASTTPINFKDYNPHLDHGDYRWGSRGSDSSSHSSFLESEQLCASELHGRRTSISSGEKMVSDLQAHQTAYRQDRNGDRAGSEPDPERDIELELCALDMEDSDHQESKSQESLDLVTPQSQDASHLLPPSCSSPLLSSPVEELPHTEGTLTEKMDAHLLKKMAFRKSLSPGGLVSGGLGVRKLVLRTGPPRLGDPSARACPEAPGTEMLLNGS; from the exons ATGCCAGTGCAGGCAGCCCAGTGGACGGAGTTCCTGTCCTGTCCCATCTGCTACAATGAGTTTGACAGCAGCGGCCACCAGCCCATCAGCCTGGGCTGCTCCCACACGGTGTGTAAGACCTGCCTGCACAAGCTGCACCGCAAAGCCTGCCCCTTTGACCAGACACCAATCAGCACGGACATCGACCTGCTGCCGGTCAACTGcgccctgctgcagctggtgggagCTCAG GTCCCAGATGTGCAGCCGGTGAGCCTGAGCAGTGCAGCGGAGGTGGAGAACTATGAGGTCTGCAGGGTGTGTGTAGAAGAGCTGGCTCTCTACCTAAAACCTATCAGCGGAGCAAAAG GTGTGGCGACCCAGAGTCCGAGCGTGCTCAGTCGGCCCATGCAGAGGAAGCTGGTGACCTTGGTGAACTGCCAGctcgtggaggaggagggccgtGTGCGGGCGGTGCGGGCAGGCCGGTCGCTGGGCGAGCGAACTGTAACCGAGCTTATCCTACAGCACCAGAACCCCCAGCAGCTCTCTGCCAACCTCTGGGCGGCGGTGAGGGCGCGAGGATGCCAGTTCCTGGGACCTG CTATGCAAGAAGATGCACTGAAGCTGGTTTTACTGGCTCTGGAGGACGGCTCAGCTCTGTCCAGGAAGGTGCTGGTTTTGTTCGTAGTCCAGAAGCTCGAGGCTCGGTTCCCTCAGGCCTCCAAAACCAGCATAGGCCATGTGGTGCAGCTGCTCTACAGGGCCTCCTGCTTCAAG gtGACCAAGCGCGATGAGGACTCTTCCCTGATGCAGCTGAAGGAAGAGTTCCGTACGTACGACGCTCTCAGGAGGGAGCACGACGCCCAGATTGTCCACATCGCCATGGAGGCGGGCCTGCGCATCTCACCTGAGCAGTGGTCGTCTCTGCTGTACGGAGACCTGGTCCACAAGTCACATATGCAGTCCATCATTGACAAG TTGCAGTCTCCTGAGTCATTTGCAAAAAGTGTTCAGGAGCTGACGATCGTTTTGCAGAGGACGGGAGACCCGGCCAACCTCACAAACCTTAGACCCCACCTAGAGCTGCTCGCCGACATAGACCACAATCCAG ACGCCCCAGCGCCATCGTGGGAGGAGCTGGAAAGTGTGATGCTGGCTGTGAAGTCGGTGGTTCATGGACTGGTGGAGTTCATTCAGAACTTCAGCAAGAAGAGCCACGACGCTCCACAG CCTCAGGCCAACAGCAAGTATAAGACCAGCATGTGCCGAGACCTTCGTCAACAGGGTGGCTGTCCTCGAGGAACCAACTgcacattcgcacacacacaggacgagCTGGAGAA ATTTAGACTGAGGAACAAGAAGAGCAGCAGCGTGGGCCGCGCATTTCCGTTAGCGCCCGGTGTCATGGGTAAAACTTTCACCATGGAGGGAAGCATCCACACGGATGCTTCTGCAGGAGTGGGGCAGGAGAATACAACTCCGCTGACAGAGGGAGTTCCCGGCCTGACTCACCCACAGCTTATCTCCAGGGGGGCAGACATGAtcgatgaaatgaaaagagtgGTGCCAAATGGATCGAGTGGGGCTAACGGGTCCAACGGGCTACCTGGCACCAACAGAACCACGTCGCGTTCAACGGAGCA GACGCCCGTCTCTCCTCCCAGGACTCCAGTCGGCCATTCCTCAGCGTCCTCTCCCTTGACCACGGTTGGACGGGGTGATGGCTGTGCTCCGATACCCAAACACGGTCCGTTCATGCTGCGCGCGCCACATCCCTCGCAGGCGTCAGAGCTGTATTATCAGGAGCCCCACTCTGCTTATGACACGGCCCACTATCAACAAACCT GTTCTTACTACCCATCtactcttcatcctcctcacaaACCCTGCATGGCTCGCTTCCTCAGATCGTCCAATGTCCCAGAATCCTCTCTGCCACCCTCCATCGGACCTCAGCCATCTCCCTACCCCAGTGACCCTCAGTCTCCACacccaccttcctcctcttcctctgggtACCCACCTCACCCGCCCAGAGATCGGATGGGTCCCCCCTTCCATCCCCACCCGGGGCAGCCTCAGTATGGGCCTCTGGGCCCTGCTCATGGGGTTTATGCGCCCCTTTATGACAGCAGGAGAGTATGGAGGCCTCAG CTGTACCACAGAGAGGATGCGAGGAGtaactctctccctccagagGTGCTGCATTCCTCCGTCTACCAGCCTCCACTCAGGGAGAGATTCAACTCTCTAGATAGCAACTACTGCTCTGGAGCCGACCACCGTGCAGGGCTACACAGG GATTACAGTCGTGTTCCTCTGGGCTACGAGGATCTCTTCAGAAGGAAGCAGGAGCAGTGGGcgcatcatcaccaccatcacagCGCCAGCAGACCCTCGCAGTCCTCCCCCATCTTCACCATCGACTTTGGAACTGAG caGTTGGAGAGCAGCGGAGGCCAGTGCGTTGGGTGCAGGTTCAGAGGCGAGGAGAGTTTGGCGCACTACTCCCCGTGGTCCTGTGGTACCATCGGCCCCTGCCTCAGCTCCTTTGAGCCCGaaccactgacacacacttcGGCCCACTCCTGCTCAGAGCACTCG GAGTTGGACAGCGGCGGAGGtagaggcggcggcggcggcggcggcggcgggagcaGCGGAAGCGCCGGTAAGCGGTGGCTGCATTCGCTGGATCACTACCGCCGCTTAAAAGACGAGGACCCCATCATTCCCTTTAGCGAGGGTCCCATCATCTCAAAGTGGGGAGCTATATCCAGAGCGTCACGCATGGGCTACCACACCAGCGACCCCGTCCAAGCCACGGCCTGCCAGAGAAGCGCCAGCACCACACCCATCAACTTTAAAG ATTACAACCCGCACTTGGACCACGGTGACTACAGGTGGGGCTCCAGAGGATCCGACTCCTCCAGCCACTCCAGTTTCCTCGAGAG TGAGCAGCTCTGCGCATCAGAGCTGCACGGCCGGCGGACTTCAATAAGCAGCGGAGAGAAAATGGTCTCTGATCTGCAAGCGCATCAGACCGCCTACCGCCAGGATCGGAACGGGGACCGGGCTGGGAGCGAACCGGACCCGGAACGGGACATTGAGCTGGAACTGTGTGCTCTGGACATGGAGGATTCAGACCACCAGGAGAGCAAGTCTCAG GAGTCTTTAGACCTGGTTACCCCACAGTCTCAGGATGcttcccacctcctcccaccttcctgctcctctcccctcctctcctcccccgtgGAGGAGCTCCCCCACACAGAGGGTACCTTGACAGAAAAGATGGATGCTCACCTGCTCAAAAAGATGGCCTTCAG aaagtCTCTGTCTCCTGGAGGTTTGGTGTCAGGAGGTCTGGGCGTCCGCAAACTGGTGCTGCGGAC